The Lineus longissimus chromosome 2, tnLinLong1.2, whole genome shotgun sequence genome window below encodes:
- the LOC135502006 gene encoding arginine/serine-rich coiled-coil protein 2-like has protein sequence MESLVGYGSDSENSEIGTPNRHKQQLNQPTIPLPEMLSASNDGAAPSAAQLQAEWESFAELIGDSALQGPMPVDIMSIPLPDGMPSPPAAAPLMIPTDHPEPEQQYEAVPTEVNHSSSDESERSRTKSRSKSRSRSRSSSRSSSSSSSGSESDDSSGHAASKKTKLVEAPDCCNIIPENIPMPEAPSPSAVISPTARTRNDSVTSEKSTGSKKDYESTHENDSKMSRKDRNPSRRRRRSRSRGRRRRSRSRDRRRRRRRSRSKDRRRRRSRDRKRSRSPRRRSRDKKRRSRSRSRDRKRRRRRSKSRSRGRRSQSRSRDRRRHSREQTGVKSKEGGVMKNRNLTFKEQLKKSFIAAQREIEKTGTCSLNLGDDKTEYKHNEIPSNLPLYDNPLLAVTGGADLTKNPSSNSTPQLAFLQTMQAMHKKAQELTGVSVPKYYNPAAVNPLKYAEQVQKRKLLWSKKEVKEEAPKPASGQWQASVFSQDQDGKVSAKFRKLMGIKSEEAEATVTAPAGTVEEVKKKQQEMFQRLDQEYALARMATHTHRGIGLGFSSLGLSAVSTSTTTATTSATGAVSGTVNKS, from the exons ATGGAGTCGCTTGTGGGCTACGGGAGCGACAGCGAAAATTCCGAAATTGGCACCCCAAATCGTCATAAACAGCAG TTAAACCAACCTACCATACCACTGCCTGAAATGTTGAGTGCTAGTAATGATGGTGCAGCTCCCTCTGCTGCCCAGCTTCAGGCAGAATGGGAGTCCTTTGCTGAACTGATTGGTGATTCGGCCCTCCAGGGTCCAATGCCGGTAGACATCATGTCAATACCTCTTCCAGATGGAATGCCTTCCCCACCGGCGGCTGCACCGCTGATGATACCAACAGACCACCCAGAACCTGAACAGCAATATGAG GCTGTTCCCACAGAAGTCAACCATTCTTCATCTGATGAATCTGAAAGGTCACGGACAAAATCAAGGTCCAAGTCAAGGTCGAGATCAAGGTCATCATCAAGATCTTCCTCGAGTTCATCATCTGGTTCAGAG TCTGATGATTCAAGTGGACATGCTGCAAGTAAAAAGACCAAACTGGTAGAAGCTCCTGACTGCTGCAATATTATACCTGAAAATATACCTATGCCGGAAGCTCCATCGCCCAGTGCTGTGATAAGTCCTACAGCAAGAACACGTAATGACAGTGTCACAAGTGAAAAGAGCACTGGATCTAAAAAAGACTATGAATCAACACATGAGAATGATTCAAAAATGTCCAGAAAGGACCGTAATCCCAGTCGGCGACGACGTCGTAGTCGAAGCCGAGGCAGAAGACGGAGGAGTCGATCTCGTGATAGACGACGTAGGCGAAGAAGAAGCAGAAGCAAGGATAGGAGGAGGCGAAGATCTCGCGATAGGAAGCGTAGCCGTAGTCCAAGGAGACGCAGCAGAGATAAGAAACGAAGGAGTCGCAGCAGGAGTCGAGATAGGAAGCGGAGGCGCCGTCGCAGTAAGAGTAGAAGTCGTGGACGACGAAGTCAAAGTAGGAGCAGGGATAGGCGAAG GCATAGCCGGGAACAGACTGGTGTCAAGTCCAAGGAGGGAGGTGTCATGAAAAATCGTAACTTAACATTCAAGGAACAGTTGAAGAAAAGTTTCATTGCTGCACAGCGCGAGATTGAGAAGACTGGTACCTGCTCCTTGAACCTTGGAGATGACAAAACAGAAT ACAAACACAATGAGATCCCTAGTAATCTTCCTTTGTATGATAACCCCCTACTGGCTGTGACTGGGGGTGCTGATCTGACGAAGAACCCATCTTCCAACTCCACGCCACAGTTGGCTTTCCTGCAGACCATGCAAGCTATGCATAAGAAG GCCCAAGAATTGACTGGTGTGTCCGTGCCAAAGTATTATAACCCAGCTGCAGTGAACCCTCTCAAGTATGCTGAACAAGTCCAGAAGCGGAAGCTCTTATGGTCAAAGAAGGAGGTCAAAGAG GAGGCTCCCAAGCCTGCTTCAGGCCAGTGGCAGGCTAGTGTATTCTCCCAGGATCAAGATGGAAAAGTGTCTGCAAAGTTCCGTAAACTGATGGGTATCAAGAGTGAGGAAGCTGAGGCTACAGTGACAGCACCTGCGGGCACTGTTGAGGAGGTAAAGAAGAAACAGCAGGAGATGTTTCAAAGGTTGGATCAGGAATATGCACTGGCTCGAATGGCGACACATACACATCGGGGGATAGGTCTAGGGTTCTCGTCTCTGGGACTTTCTGCTGTGAGCACTTCAACAACAACTGCGACAACATCTGCAACTGGGGCTGTGTCAGGAACAGTTAATAAAAGCTAG
- the LOC135502010 gene encoding uncharacterized protein LOC135502010 isoform X2, with protein MLDLKKNVPIIAEDRYSIVAKVEGVPEAEHYNLTIKNVKFADSGFLGCKYVDTRNNVDEKKAAKLLVQVDGDTVEFAEYQDNTDLDYENFKGKNLKLTCLAKGKIPGTQKLFLGTEDITSQAQVSVVDTGLKQKGVTGRAEAEWSSTLIFDKPFTEDMLSKSVSCQYKTGDFPMKKTRVHLQSAVAKPHLMCSNTEIDEVEFGQPANFSCSVNIKPELTNMTYTWMDGDTTQYLSKGGNFKNQIVSLYEPSANGTMATLTLLFKKVRFHHKNLKVTLYVSNTGGHSTQDFLIRNVGEAASGSLPLVPSFVTILLAAVALIWRGL; from the exons ATGTTGGACCTTAAGAAAAATGTACCAATTATTGCTGAAGATCGTTACTCTATAGTTGCAAAAGTTGAAGGAGTACCAGAAGCTGAGCATTACAATCTTACCATCAAAA ATGTGAAGTTTGCTGATAGCGGTTTCTTGGGTTGTAAATACGTAGACACAAGGAACAATGTAGATGAGAAAAAGGCTGCAAAACTTTTAGTTCAAG TTGATGGAGACACAGTAGAATTTGCTGAATATCAAGATAACACTGATCTTGACTACGAGAACTTCAAGGGCAAGAACCTGAAGCTGACTTGTTTGGCCAAGGGTAAAATTCCCGGAACCCAGAAACTCTTTTTGGGAACTGAAGATATCACGAGCCAAGCTCAAGTCTCTGTCGTTGATACTGGATTGAAGCAGAAGGGTGTAACTGGAAGGGCTGAGGCTGAATGGTCATCTACCCTCATCTTTGACAAACCTTTCACCGAGGATATGCTCAGCAAGTCAGTTAGTTGCCAGTACAAGACGGGTGACTTCCCCATGAAGAAGACTCGTGTCCATCTTCAGTCTGCAG TTGCCAAGCCTCATCTGATGTGTTCCAATACTGAAATCGATGAAGTTGAATTTGGCCAGCCAGCTAACTTCTCTTGCAGTGTCAACATCAAACCAGAACTCACCAATATGACCTACACATGGATGGATGGTGACACCACACAATACCTTTCAAAAGGTGGCAACTTTAAGAACCAGATAGTTTCCTTATACGAG CCTAGTGCCAATGGAACGATGGCCACTTTGACCCTCTTATTCAAAAAAGTTCGATTCCACCATAAGAATTTGAAGGTTACTTTGTATGTTAGCAACACTGGTGGCCATTCCACTCAAGATTTCCTTATAAGGAATG TTGGAGAAGCAGCATCAGGATCATTACCTTTAGTACCATCCTTCGTTACCATCCTGTTGGCAGCTGTGGCACTCATATGGAGAGGACTATAA
- the LOC135502010 gene encoding uncharacterized protein LOC135502010 isoform X1 — protein sequence MFRARVQRQSTSAIEYCQHTRLCPLLHRASFWHQYYTVCGSTLKRADVLCEFKSKGIMDFTKIIAVIFACICVSHAETTAKLTDATPKEGEQVTLICVTSPAGSRYAGFSHTKAFTETGPTILLGAMLDLKKNVPIIAEDRYSIVAKVEGVPEAEHYNLTIKNVKFADSGFLGCKYVDTRNNVDEKKAAKLLVQVDGDTVEFAEYQDNTDLDYENFKGKNLKLTCLAKGKIPGTQKLFLGTEDITSQAQVSVVDTGLKQKGVTGRAEAEWSSTLIFDKPFTEDMLSKSVSCQYKTGDFPMKKTRVHLQSAVAKPHLMCSNTEIDEVEFGQPANFSCSVNIKPELTNMTYTWMDGDTTQYLSKGGNFKNQIVSLYEPSANGTMATLTLLFKKVRFHHKNLKVTLYVSNTGGHSTQDFLIRNVGEAASGSLPLVPSFVTILLAAVALIWRGL from the exons ATGTTCAGGGCACGTGTTCAGAGACAGTCAACAAGCGCTATTGAGTATTGTCAACATACACGCCTTTGTCCATTATTACACAGAGCCTCGTTCTGGCATCAATATTACACTGTTTGTGGATCTACCTTGAAAAGGGCGGACGTTTTGTGCGAGTTCAAGTCGAAAGGTATCATGGATTTTACCAAGATCATTGCAGTTATCTTTGCCT GTATATGTGTGTCCCACGCAGAGACCACAGCAAAACTTACCGATGCAACGCCAAAAGAAGGCGAGCAGGTTACGCTCATATGCGTAACTTCTCCGGCTGGAAGTCGATATGCTGGGTTTTCGCACACAAAAGCATTCACAGAGACTGGACCGACCATTTTGCTGGGAGCTATGTTGGACCTTAAGAAAAATGTACCAATTATTGCTGAAGATCGTTACTCTATAGTTGCAAAAGTTGAAGGAGTACCAGAAGCTGAGCATTACAATCTTACCATCAAAA ATGTGAAGTTTGCTGATAGCGGTTTCTTGGGTTGTAAATACGTAGACACAAGGAACAATGTAGATGAGAAAAAGGCTGCAAAACTTTTAGTTCAAG TTGATGGAGACACAGTAGAATTTGCTGAATATCAAGATAACACTGATCTTGACTACGAGAACTTCAAGGGCAAGAACCTGAAGCTGACTTGTTTGGCCAAGGGTAAAATTCCCGGAACCCAGAAACTCTTTTTGGGAACTGAAGATATCACGAGCCAAGCTCAAGTCTCTGTCGTTGATACTGGATTGAAGCAGAAGGGTGTAACTGGAAGGGCTGAGGCTGAATGGTCATCTACCCTCATCTTTGACAAACCTTTCACCGAGGATATGCTCAGCAAGTCAGTTAGTTGCCAGTACAAGACGGGTGACTTCCCCATGAAGAAGACTCGTGTCCATCTTCAGTCTGCAG TTGCCAAGCCTCATCTGATGTGTTCCAATACTGAAATCGATGAAGTTGAATTTGGCCAGCCAGCTAACTTCTCTTGCAGTGTCAACATCAAACCAGAACTCACCAATATGACCTACACATGGATGGATGGTGACACCACACAATACCTTTCAAAAGGTGGCAACTTTAAGAACCAGATAGTTTCCTTATACGAG CCTAGTGCCAATGGAACGATGGCCACTTTGACCCTCTTATTCAAAAAAGTTCGATTCCACCATAAGAATTTGAAGGTTACTTTGTATGTTAGCAACACTGGTGGCCATTCCACTCAAGATTTCCTTATAAGGAATG TTGGAGAAGCAGCATCAGGATCATTACCTTTAGTACCATCCTTCGTTACCATCCTGTTGGCAGCTGTGGCACTCATATGGAGAGGACTATAA